From the genome of Biomphalaria glabrata chromosome 1, xgBioGlab47.1, whole genome shotgun sequence, one region includes:
- the LOC106079897 gene encoding mitogen-activated protein kinase-binding protein 1-like isoform X2 — translation MPPLRVWSIQQEVELTKFLGHEYGIVSASFSKDMHLVVSVGTRHDGFINVWGWPNKNKLACNRFAEDIFSMAFSTKDNFFTTCGTHHIKFWYPVPMKKEPNKYCPLRPSLSTLYGRPAILGDIKNFTFVDIVCGSQLSEDFIYSVTKCGIVCKLSTTREVKVYKRLQNTQLSSIQVHDTQLMVGSICGHVYFFDALSLEFKVTVALPLDICFAEQVIKSQTSTLEAIVDQHKANIYLALDYEHNLLTAALTNGSLCIWDISDLNNIKQKYYSVNHSKAISGLDLMRSSTASKNKETIVTVSHDATVRIWEIAMSNGICCKSSKTIYTEFDRTDPSVNEVTPVPQESMKLPTNEKLITTVKISPDRDYIVTGDSTGLISVYQTSTLENIKTVHRHNRGVSTLHIYCGSRLNLKLLISGGRDRMIHIFDMNNNFILLSSLNVHSSSINSLGMCCANDTMTLFSSGLDRSLIMSRSRLEEVPKFKPFRCRHTACSVIDMIVCANECLIGVGRINGEVSMLDARSCKEIKRLNVCSNENARLEKIQIDTMTNLILSACSDRTISVFSLANGMLLADVHGHAKSVSGLCFSHNLKFVISTSKDGCVFIWGLPTKVLKIGAKISNMGEIPWANQRVRESSSESKLNEKNSSIQLPDLEISQFHSPLAYITSAKKHMQRIVTVDNEKSLLTATEVEEEEEEEVNEVFVEEFSLMEDSCWERIEEQHRKGMTGNRRVKKISCTSDTRLIKANQSDVKFSCHSTHSGDNEYPASSDVMQKQLSAPVTSEMLHQQTFEAGDRDQDVKSMILPGAETAASPPSDKCPEDCFETTEPSEDDVTIKAEGVEQTIQS, via the exons AGGACATTTTCTCCATGGCCTTTTCTACGAAGGACAACTTTTTTACAACGTGTGGGACACACCATATCAAGTTTTGGTACCCCGTGCCAATGAAGAAAGAGCCCAACAAATACTGCCCTCTGCGCCCTTCTTTGAGCACCCTGTATGGAAGACCGGCCATCCTTGGCGATATCAAGAACTTCACTTTTGTGGATATCGTATGCGGGTCGCAGCTTTCAGAAGATTTCATCTACAGCGTAACTAAATGTGGCATCGTGTGTAAG TTGTCAACAACCAGGGAGGTCAAAGTTTACAAACGCCTACAGAACACACAGCTGTCCAGCATCCAGGTCCACGACACTCAGTTGATGGTCGGCTCCATATGTGGACATGTCTATTTCTTCGATGCCTTGTCACTTGAG TTCAAGGTCACTGTAGCGCTTCCCCTTGACATCTGTTTCGCGGAGCAGGTCATCAAAAGTCAAACGAGTACGCTGGAGGCTATAGTGGATCAGCACAAGGCCAACATTTACTTAGCCCTTGATTACGAGCACAATCTACTGACCGCCGCCTTGACCAACGGCAGTTTGTGCATTTGGGACATCAGTGACCTaaataatataaagcagaa GTATTACTCAGTCAATCACAGTAAAGCAATCTCTGGACTCGATCTCATGCGCAGCTCCACAGCTAGTAAGAATAAAGAAACTATCGTTACCGTCTCGCACGACGCCACTGTCCGCATCTGGGAGATCGCCATGTCCAACGGCATTTGTTGCAAGAGCAGCAAGACCATCTATACGGAGTTTGACCGCACTGACCCCAGTGTGAATGAAGTGACCCCTGTCCCCCAGGAGAGCATGAAGCTCCCGACAAACGAGAAGCTTATCACAACGGTCAAG ATCAGTCCTGACCGTGACTATATTGTAACTGGTGATTCTACAGGCTTGATCTCTGTATACCAGACTTCAACTTTAGAAAATATCAAGACTGTACACCGTCACAACAGGGGCGTGTCCACCTTACACATTTACTGTGGCTCTCGTTTAAACTTAAAG TTACTAATCAGTGGTGGACGAGACCGGATGATTCACATTTTCGACATGAACAACAACTTCATTCTGCTGAGTTCTTTAAACGTTCACTCTAGCTCGATTAACTCCCTTGGCATGTGCTGCGCTAACGATACCATGACGTTGTTCAGCTCAGGACTGGATAG ATCCCTTATAATGAGTCGAAGTCGTCTGGAAGAAGTTCCCAAATTTAAACCTTTTCGTTGCCGCCACACGGCCTGCTCCGTCATCGATATGATCGTGTGCGCCAACGAGTGTCTGATTGGCGTGGGCCGCATCAATGGTGAGGTCAGCATGCTGGACGCCAGGAGTTGTAAAGAGATCAAACGTCTCAACGTCTGCAGCAATGAAAATGCTCGGCTGGAGAAAATACAGATCGACACCATGACGAACTTGATCCTGTCCGCCTGCTCAGACAGAACTATCAGCGTCTTTAGTCTCGCCAACGGAATGCTTCTAGCAGACGTTCACGGCCACGCCAAAAGTGTAAGCGGTCTCTGCTTCTCTCACAATCTGAAGTTCGTTATCTCCACGTCTAAAGACGGATGTGTCTTTATCTGGGGCTTGCCCACAAAGGTGCTGAAAATCGGTGCTAAGATTTCAAACATGGGAGAAATACCCTGGGCCAATCAGAGAGTCAGGGAGTCAAGCTCAGAATCCAAACTTAATGAGAAGAACAGCTCGATTCAACTCCCTGACCTCGAAATTTCTCAATTCCACAGTCCGTTGGCATACATCACTTCAGCCAAGAAACATATGCAGAGGATTGTCACCGTGGACAATGAAAAATCTTTGCTAACTGCCACAGAggtggaggaggaggaggaggaggaagtCAACGAGGTCTTTGTGGAGGAGTTCTCACTCATGGAGGATTCTTGCTGGGAGCGCATCGAAGAGCAGCACAGAAAGGGGATGACCGGAAACAGGCGCGTGAAGAAAATCTCGTGCACGTCAGACACGCGCCTGATCAAGGCCAACCAATCGGATGTGAAGTTTAGCTGCCACTCGACACACTCTGGAGACAACGAATACCCTGCGAGCAGCGATGTCATGCAAAAGCAGCTTTCTGCCCCCGTGACCAGCGAGATGCTTCATCAGCAGACCTTTGAGGCCGGCGACCGCGACCAGGATGTGAAAAGTATGATTTTGCCAGGCGCCGAGACAGCTGCCTCGCCTCCATCCGATAAATGCCCCGAAGACTGTTTTGAGACTACAGAGCCCAGTGAAGATGACGTGACAATCAAAGCCGAAGGTGTTGAACAAACTATTCAGTCCTAG